A DNA window from bacterium contains the following coding sequences:
- a CDS encoding helix-hairpin-helix domain-containing protein, translated as MNQLSSPPPQDSSAIVDRRMETASSLPTSPAIVSPQPAGAEHLAAAEKPAPKSSSAKKQPPKSPININTAKAEDLQQLPGIGPVLAERIIQYRNENGFFASPDDLINVKGIGEKKLADILPYVRVQ; from the coding sequence ATGAACCAGCTTTCCAGTCCTCCTCCGCAGGACAGCTCCGCCATCGTGGATCGTAGGATGGAGACGGCTTCATCTCTTCCCACGTCGCCGGCAATCGTTTCTCCACAGCCAGCCGGTGCAGAGCACTTGGCCGCCGCGGAAAAGCCCGCACCAAAATCGTCCTCCGCCAAAAAGCAGCCGCCTAAGAGCCCGATCAACATAAATACGGCGAAAGCGGAGGACCTCCAGCAGCTTCCGGGTATCGGACCGGTTCTTGCCGAGCGGATTATTCAATATAGAAACGAAAACGGCTTTTTTGCTTCTCCTGATGATTTGATAAACGTTAAAGGGATCGGAGAGAAAAAGCTCGCAGATATATTACCCTACGTGAGGGTGCAGTGA
- a CDS encoding DUF167 domain-containing protein → MGIEFAVRAIPGAGKNEIAGAYGDAVKVRVVAPPEKGRANREIEKQLAGWLGIPAKNVTVTAGAATRDKRVRAVGIDASTFAEKLAALRCK, encoded by the coding sequence ATCGGGATTGAATTTGCCGTCAGGGCAATTCCCGGTGCCGGCAAGAACGAAATTGCCGGCGCTTACGGCGACGCCGTTAAGGTCAGAGTCGTTGCGCCGCCGGAGAAGGGCAGAGCGAACAGAGAAATCGAGAAGCAGCTGGCGGGGTGGCTTGGAATCCCTGCCAAGAACGTGACAGTAACTGCGGGCGCCGCGACGCGGGATAAGCGCGTGCGCGCGGTGGGTATAGATGCGTCAACCTTTGCCGAAAAACTGGCGGCATTGAGATGCAAATAG
- a CDS encoding 50S ribosomal protein L28, producing the protein MGKRCQVTGKAPLTGHHVSHSQRKTKRRFNPNLQSVTLYQDGRKVRLKVSTRFLRSFTNKGVRIPDEVIKKYAK; encoded by the coding sequence ATGGGTAAGCGTTGTCAGGTAACCGGTAAAGCTCCGTTGACGGGGCATCACGTTTCGCACTCGCAGCGGAAGACCAAGCGCAGGTTCAACCCGAACCTCCAGTCCGTCACACTTTACCAGGATGGTCGAAAGGTTCGGCTGAAGGTTTCTACGCGTTTCCTGCGCTCTTTTACGAACAAAGGCGTACGGATACCGGACGAAGTAATAAAAAAGTACGCGAAGTAG